Sequence from the Candidatus Cloacimonadota bacterium genome:
ATGGAGTACTCCCTCAATGATGCCTGCCATTTTGGTGCAGAAGACTCAGGTTGATAACTACGAGGGAGTGAATGGGTGAGAAGGCGAATATTGATCGATCACTCAGATTGAATAAGATCATTGTACTAAAAAGGAAAGCAGGATCCGGGATGAATCCTGCTTTGTTTGTGAGGTTTTTGGTGAATCTTCGAGTAAAAGAAGAACCGAGGAAAACAACTCTTCGTGGCTGCTTCCGAGGGCGACGGAGTCAAAAGTTAGTCAGAAAAACGTCTCATAAATGCCGGAATACCAATATCTTCATTTTTAATGATTTCTTTCTGCGGTGTATGAGGTCTAGGATTATCTATATCAAGTTCTTGAGAATTACCAATTCTCTTAAATATCTGTTTTAATTCATTATTAGATTGATCATCATTTTTAAAATGTATCAAGTTAGGTAATGTTTTATCTTTTATAGCAAGACCAGTAGCGAAGATCGTGACACATATTTTACCAGTCATCTCTTCGTCGATAACCAAACCTGTTATAATGTTAGCCGAGGGACCACTTTCATCGTTAACAACTGACATAATATCTTCAAATTCGGTGAATTTCATGTCATTACCTATAGTAATATTCATTAAAATAGCTTTACAGCCGGTCAGAGATATATCATTTAATAATGGATTAGAGATAGCTTCCTTTGCTGCTCTTACCGCCCTATCCTCACCTTCGCAGATACCTGTGCCCATAAGAGCATAACCCATATTAAATAGGACAGTTTTAACATCAGCAAAATCGACATTGATATAACCGCTGCGGTTTATTATATCTGACATGGCTTTAGCTGCATCATAGATAATACTATCAGCTCTTTTAAATACTTCAAAGATAACCATATCTGCGCAGATATTACTTAGTTTATCATTGGGAATGATTATGTAACTGTCAATATTCCCTCTTATCCTCGACAGACCGTTTTCATAGTTTTGCAGTTTTTTGACTCCTTCTTTTTCAAAAGGAGAGGTAAAGATTCCAAGAGTCAGGATATCCATCTCCTTCGCTATTTCAGCAATAACCGGAGCAGCACCAGTTCCAGTTCCTCCCCCAAATCCAGCTGCAATGAAGAGCATATCTGTACCTTCTAAAACTTTTTTAATCTCTTCCTGTGATTCTAAAGCTGCTTCCATGCCTATATCAGGATTGTTACCAGTACCATGCCCTTTGGTAAGTTTCTGTCCTAATTGTAGTTTTATTTTTGCTTGGGATTTTTTTAGATCCATGACATCGGTATTTGCCACTATGAATTCAACACCTTGAATACCTTTTTCTATCATGGTATTAACAGCATTGCCACCCGCACCACCGACACCAATAACTTTTATAGTTGTCGAAAAAAAACCGGGACTTTGATCAAATTCTATCATAATTGCCTCCTCTTACTCCTTATTTTATTGTTTAAATCCTATGTCATTCATTCTTCGATACAATTGGATTCACCAATCACTCAGGATGACATTCTAAAAGAAATCAGCGATGTTATCATATATAGTTTTTATAATGCCTTTTGTCATTTTGACAATGCTTCTTGCCGGGGGGATAACATTATTATCTACCTCTTCTGCAGCAACTAAGTCAGCAGCGTGATATAATAATCCGACAGCTGTAGCATATTTGGGGTCTTTTAAATGTTTGGTTGGATTATTCAAGCGGGAAAGATCAGGATACCCAATTCTGACCTCCATATTAAAAACATCTTTTGCTAAGTATTCAATGTGTGATAAGAGAGAAGTACCCCCAGTAATTATTAACCCAGCAGACATATAATCATGGTACTTAATATTAGCGATCGAGGTATAAGCGATCTCTAATATTTCTCTCACTCTGCTCTCAATGATCTTAATAAAATACTTTAGTTTTTGAGGTTTTTGTTGCCTGCCACCCATCCCTTCAACTTCTATGACAGCATTTTCATCTACCTCAGAATCTATAACATCGCCATATTGGATCTTAAGTTTTTCAGCAAATTTCTGGGTTGTAGTAAGCCCTAAAGCAATGTCATTAGTGACGTTGTTGCCTCCCATTGGCTTGATCAGACTGAACCGGATACTGTTTTTATAAAAGCAGGCGATATCTGTTGTACCTCCTCCAATATCAAGCAAAACGCAGCCCAAATACATTTCATCGTTCGTAAGTACAGCTTTACTGGAAGCGACCGGTTCCAAGATAATGCTTTCCGGTTTATATCCGATCAATTCGAAGCATTTATTGACATTTCTCAGGGCGTTGATGTCTGAAAGGATCACATGTACGTGGGCAGTAAGAATATAACCGCTCATATCAGCGGGATCTATAATATTATCCTGATTATCAACCTCAAAGTACTGAGGGATGGCATGAATTATTTTTTGACTCTTATCACCTTCTTGGGTAATAACTGATTCTTCTGCGTTCCTGATCACTTTGAGAATATGTTCCTGATTGATCTCTGCAGGTTCTCCTCTGATGGGATCAGTTAATGATAACCTGCTGATAGCATTGGTACTTTTTATATGTTCACCGGCAATACCAACGAAGATATTTGATGCCTTGATCTCAGCGTTTTTCTCAGCAATTTCGAGTGCCTTTCTGATCGAATCGGAAGTTTTGCGGATATCTTTGATGATCCCATTCTCTATACCGACTGACTGAGCGTCACCCACACCCAACAAATCAAATTTGCCATTATCCAGCAACCGGGCAATAATAACTGAGATCTTTGTCGTTCCCAGATCCACTGCAGTGACAACTGTTGTTCGTTTCATTATCTTCCTCCCTACCTAATTACTACTTGACCGTCAAATCTCGGATCAACTGTTGAGCGACGATTTAAGCCAATATTATCCATGACGAACTCCAGCTTCTGGATACGCTGAGGAAAGTCTTTGTCTCCAAGGATAACTTTGCTACCTGTCATGGACTCTATAAGATAGATGTTATTGTTTTGGATATAGTATTCAGAGATCGATCTTTCATCAATGTTGCTTTTTAGGATAAGCTCATGAACATTGAGGATCTTCTCAATATGATCGTCATCAAGGATACTACCGGTAGTCAGATCACTGACACTTAATCTACTATGAATTATTGGGAGATCTTCCTGAGGATAGATCCCTTTGGCATCCAAGATGATCCTCTGTATATTCAGGGGAACTAATGAACCCTCTATGGTCCTGATATATACATAGCCGATCCTTTCATTGATCATTATTTTTAACCTATTGGGGAAGGATCGGCTCACTCGCAAGCTTGCTATACGCACAATATCTTCATATTTATTACTGACATTCCGGACCGGGATCGAATAGAGATTTTCTCCGATGAATTCGGCAGCCAGATCTTGTAAGAAGTTCTCATCAAGGTTCTGATTACCAACAATAATTATTCGGTGGATATTGAACATACTTAGATGCCTGACCAGATGAGAAAAACCCATGATCATAGATAAGAAAAGGAAAGCCAGTACTATGAATAACAGATAGTACCTGCTGTTTCCTCGTCTTTTTCTTAGCTTTCTCATCTTAATTTACCTCTTAATTAGCAATCAATACACATAATGAAGTCTATGTTATAATACGTTTGTCATATCGACTGGAGAAAGAGACACGAAAGTGGATCTTGCGTAATGGAGAGATCTCAACACCGACTAACATTAAAAAAAGCAAGATTATGTATGCTTCACTATGGTCAGTGATGAGATGTCTCGACTTTGCTCGACATGACAAAAGGGTGACAGATGGGCAGATTGTAGTCATGTTACAGACACTCCAGAAAGAGAGTTAAGGAGTAGTTCACCATATTTATAAATGTCACCTGCTCCCAGAGTAATAATAATATCATCCGGTTTCATTATTGAACTGATATAGGGAACGATCTCATCATTATTATATATACAGGTAACATTTTGATGCCCTGCCTGAATAGCTGCCTTAACT
This genomic interval carries:
- the ftsZ gene encoding cell division protein FtsZ; the encoded protein is MIEFDQSPGFFSTTIKVIGVGGAGGNAVNTMIEKGIQGVEFIVANTDVMDLKKSQAKIKLQLGQKLTKGHGTGNNPDIGMEAALESQEEIKKVLEGTDMLFIAAGFGGGTGTGAAPVIAEIAKEMDILTLGIFTSPFEKEGVKKLQNYENGLSRIRGNIDSYIIIPNDKLSNICADMVIFEVFKRADSIIYDAAKAMSDIINRSGYINVDFADVKTVLFNMGYALMGTGICEGEDRAVRAAKEAISNPLLNDISLTGCKAILMNITIGNDMKFTEFEDIMSVVNDESGPSANIITGLVIDEEMTGKICVTIFATGLAIKDKTLPNLIHFKNDDQSNNELKQIFKRIGNSQELDIDNPRPHTPQKEIIKNEDIGIPAFMRRFSD
- a CDS encoding FtsQ-type POTRA domain-containing protein produces the protein MRKLRKRRGNSRYYLLFIVLAFLFLSMIMGFSHLVRHLSMFNIHRIIIVGNQNLDENFLQDLAAEFIGENLYSIPVRNVSNKYEDIVRIASLRVSRSFPNRLKIMINERIGYVYIRTIEGSLVPLNIQRIILDAKGIYPQEDLPIIHSRLSVSDLTTGSILDDDHIEKILNVHELILKSNIDERSISEYYIQNNNIYLIESMTGSKVILGDKDFPQRIQKLEFVMDNIGLNRRSTVDPRFDGQVVIR
- the ftsA gene encoding cell division protein FtsA; this encodes MKRTTVVTAVDLGTTKISVIIARLLDNGKFDLLGVGDAQSVGIENGIIKDIRKTSDSIRKALEIAEKNAEIKASNIFVGIAGEHIKSTNAISRLSLTDPIRGEPAEINQEHILKVIRNAEESVITQEGDKSQKIIHAIPQYFEVDNQDNIIDPADMSGYILTAHVHVILSDINALRNVNKCFELIGYKPESIILEPVASSKAVLTNDEMYLGCVLLDIGGGTTDIACFYKNSIRFSLIKPMGGNNVTNDIALGLTTTQKFAEKLKIQYGDVIDSEVDENAVIEVEGMGGRQQKPQKLKYFIKIIESRVREILEIAYTSIANIKYHDYMSAGLIITGGTSLLSHIEYLAKDVFNMEVRIGYPDLSRLNNPTKHLKDPKYATAVGLLYHAADLVAAEEVDNNVIPPARSIVKMTKGIIKTIYDNIADFF